Genomic DNA from Elusimicrobiota bacterium:
ACCTTTTTAAGATTTCTGTTGCTCTGTCTTTATTGTTATCCATTTACAGAAATGGCGTTTACCGGGCAGTCCTGAACCATTTGCTTTGCGCACTCTTTCATGTTATCTGGTACGGGATCTGCGATAACAATTGCAATATTATCCTGCATCTTGAAAACATCAGGGCAAGAGGATTCGCATAATCCACAACCGATACAGGTGTCTTTGTCAACAACAGCTTTCATAAAACCTCCGGAAACAGTGATAAGTGTTAAGTGGTAAGGGATAAGTTTTTTTCCCTGTTTAGTAACACCTTCTGTAAACTATTTAACATCTTGCCTATTTCTTCACATTGATTGTTAAGTAAA
This window encodes:
- a CDS encoding ferredoxin — encoded protein: MKAVVDKDTCIGCGLCESSCPDVFKMQDNIAIVIADPVPDNMKECAKQMVQDCPVNAISVNG